From the Hordeum vulgare subsp. vulgare chromosome 1H, MorexV3_pseudomolecules_assembly, whole genome shotgun sequence genome, the window CGAGCTCCCGTTAGCCCCCGAGCAACGCCTTCCTGCCCAAATATACACCGGTGTCGACGTGCTCCGCCGGCTGCGCTCCATCGCCATGTCCGACAAAGGCTCTCTCGACGACCCCGCGGCTGAGCTCCTCCGCGAGGCCGCGGACATATCCCGCGTCTTCCTCGTCGGCGACAGCTCCGGTGGCAACCTCGTCCACCTCGTGGCCGCGCGCGTCGGTGAGGACGGCGCGGACGCCTGGGCGCCCCTCCGCGTCGCCGGCGGCGTCCCGATCCACCCGGGGTTCGTGCGCGCCACGCGGAGCAAGTCGGAGCTGCAGGTGACGCCGGACTCGGTCTTCTTCACGCTGGACATGCtggacaagttcatggccatggcGCTGCCGGAGGGCGCTACCAAGGACCACCCATACGCGTGCCCGATGGGCCCGAACGCACCGCCGCTGGAGTCCGTTCCCCTGCCGCCGATGCTCGTCGCCGTCGGGGAGAAGGACCTCATCCACGACACCAACCTCGAGTACTGCGACGCGCTGCGTGCCGCCGGCAAGGACGTGGAGGTGCTCATCAACCGCGGCATGACCCATTCCTTCTACCTCAACAAGTTCGCCGTCGACATGGACCCCACCACCGGGGAGCGAGCCCAAGAGCTCATCGACGCCATCAAGAGCTTCGTCGCCCGCCACTAATTAAAGCATAATTAAACAGCATACTGCATTCCACACGTGCCGCATCACTGTTATTACCATCAGGTGTGTCTGCCATTAAGTCGATCGACCTATGTGTGAGTTTTACGTCCATATATACGTGATGCCTTCTGTATGGCATCGGTCGCCTCGCTGAAAATACACTTTGGTTCCTAATTGTGTATGCATCGtacataaaataataataataaattaattaaaagttaaaatagttttaaaGTATTTTCAAATTAAATTTGATTTTGTTTTGCACTAGTATCTAAAATTTTTAAGAAAAAAAGTCAACATTGACTCCTAGAAAAAAAAGGCAAAAAATATTTGTTATTATATGTTACTATTCATATTATTTTGatcaaaattttgtttttgttggaaagAAGTCAAAGTGTACTTTTTTTGGAAAACAATTCACAAGTATAATGAAAGGTCAagtttattttcaaaatattaacAGTATTTTTTGACTTTATGTTTAATTGCTAAAATAATCTGCATATAGGGTGTATATACAGCCAGGTTTCAAAAGATCCCCTTCATCGCCTCCCTGTTATTCGAAGCATGCACTGCTTAATTATTACTCCACAGAATTTTGGTCATGTATATGGGTGCTTCGAATAATTATTAAGCAGTGCACAGTCTCTGCTGGAGTAGTGTATGTGACTGGATAGAGTAGTGTATACGCGTCCACAGTGTTTTGGTCATGTCACTGTAGTAATCCGTCGTAGTCCATGAGAATTATTTGTAATATTAATTATTCAAAATTCAGTCAAATGTTGTACTCCATTTGTTTTTATCTACTCTGCTTTGTCTAAAGTTAAACTTTATATGCTTTTAACAAGTTTGTACAACAAAAATAAGAGAGGTGTACAAAAAATATATTAACATATACACCATCAAATCAGTATCATTGGATTAATCATTACATATATTTTTACATAACTAAATTTATTACAGCCAACGTTTATATTGTTTCTACAAACTTGGTTAAACtatataaaatttgaattcagtTAAAGCTAATATGGGGAGTAAGAcggaaatggagggagtactgaacctaatgtaaaaaattcagaaaatatGTCATTCTAAGGAAACGAACTGTGGGTGCATCTCTCATGGTTTCCTTGGCACTACAGCGAAAAAAAGGTCTGCGTATGAAATAGACTTGGTGAAGGCAAGactgagttttttttttttgaacaatGGAAGGGACGAGAAGGTCCTAGAGCTGGCACTAACTTGACATTTACAATGCTGCATGGAGGACCACAAAGGAAAATCGATGAATTGTTTTACAAATTCGATGAACTTATTttaaatttgatgattttttttcaaattcaatgaacctttttcaaaattgatgaacactTTGCAAATTTcataaacatttttaaaaaatcgATGACCTTTTTAcaattttggtgattttttttacaatttgatgaactttttttcaaattcgatgaagttcttcaaaatcaatgaacccttttcaaatttgatgaactttttttaaaatttgatgatat encodes:
- the LOC123412766 gene encoding probable carboxylesterase 15, with product MASTTAAASQHQASTTVAPASGRKVVDEVSGWLRVMDDGSIDRTWTGPPEALPLMQPVQPYAVPCDGHTLHDLPGEPNLRVYLPEVDAGSVGRLPVIVQLHGGGFCISHPSWALYHHFYARLACAVPAVVVTAELPLAPEQRLPAQIYTGVDVLRRLRSIAMSDKGSLDDPAAELLREAADISRVFLVGDSSGGNLVHLVAARVGEDGADAWAPLRVAGGVPIHPGFVRATRSKSELQVTPDSVFFTLDMLDKFMAMALPEGATKDHPYACPMGPNAPPLESVPLPPMLVAVGEKDLIHDTNLEYCDALRAAGKDVEVLINRGMTHSFYLNKFAVDMDPTTGERAQELIDAIKSFVARH